A stretch of the Bacillus sp. FJAT-18017 genome encodes the following:
- a CDS encoding putative selenate ABC transporter substrate-binding protein, which produces MKKWLTLLLASLLVLALAACGGNEEKDNAGKNNDKPKKDQVIKIGAIPDQSATELNSNMESVAKTLSEKTGMKVEFVPSVDYAALVTAFQRGEIQLAWFGGLTGVQARNLVPEAEAIAQRPKDAEFHSVFITNDPSIKSLADLKGKTFTFGSESSTSGHLMPRYYLIEEGIDPTKDFDGQPNFSGSHDTTYKLVESGAFKAGALNISVWETAVAEKKVDTSKVSVFYTTPAYYDYHWTVNKIDDETKKALKDALLSMSAEDLEGLDMFATDKFVETKNENYQAIEQVAKELKIIK; this is translated from the coding sequence ATGAAAAAATGGCTTACACTACTCCTTGCTTCCCTTCTTGTTCTGGCATTGGCAGCATGCGGTGGAAATGAAGAAAAAGACAATGCAGGGAAAAATAACGATAAACCCAAAAAGGATCAAGTAATTAAAATCGGAGCGATACCTGACCAGAGCGCAACAGAGCTGAACAGCAATATGGAATCCGTCGCAAAGACTCTATCTGAAAAAACGGGAATGAAAGTAGAGTTTGTTCCATCTGTCGATTATGCCGCTCTTGTAACGGCATTTCAGCGCGGTGAAATTCAACTTGCCTGGTTTGGCGGCCTTACAGGTGTACAAGCCCGAAACCTTGTGCCTGAAGCTGAAGCAATTGCACAAAGACCTAAGGATGCAGAATTCCACTCCGTGTTTATTACAAATGACCCTAGCATCAAATCACTTGCTGATTTAAAGGGCAAGACGTTCACTTTTGGTAGTGAAAGTTCAACTTCTGGACATTTGATGCCTCGTTACTATTTAATAGAGGAAGGCATTGACCCTACAAAGGATTTTGACGGACAGCCTAATTTCTCAGGCTCACACGATACAACCTACAAATTGGTAGAATCGGGTGCTTTCAAAGCAGGAGCCCTTAATATATCCGTATGGGAAACGGCAGTTGCTGAAAAAAAGGTTGATACAAGCAAGGTAAGCGTCTTCTATACGACTCCTGCGTACTATGATTATCACTGGACAGTCAACAAAATCGACGATGAAACTAAAAAAGCCCTTAAAGATGCCCTCCTTTCTATGAGTGCAGAAGACCTTGAAGGTTTGGATATGTTTGCAACGGACAAGTTCGTTGAAACGAAAAATGAAAATTACCAGGCTATTGAACAAGTAGCAAAGGAACTTAAGATTATAAAATAA
- a CDS encoding phosphonate ABC transporter ATP-binding protein: MVKTTILEANKIKKTFGRKIALSSLSFIVGKGERVALIGPSGAGKTTLLNTIAGTDEPDLGEWMIDGKPRSMFKSGKEFARKVGVIRQQFDLVGQLPVIHNVLAGKLSQWGLAKSLLSLLFPQEKELALEALRRVGLEDKAYEETSTLSGGEQQRVALARLLVQKPEIVLADEPVASLDPARAEDVLAIMTEIVADQNQTLIASLHSVEYAKKYFTRIIGLKNGEILFDLPAGEVTDSLLQVLYKLKELPENE; the protein is encoded by the coding sequence ATGGTGAAAACCACTATATTGGAAGCTAATAAAATAAAGAAGACATTTGGGCGGAAGATAGCATTATCTTCCCTTTCTTTTATTGTGGGGAAAGGTGAGCGAGTAGCACTTATAGGTCCTAGTGGCGCCGGTAAAACAACCCTCCTCAATACAATTGCAGGTACGGATGAGCCTGATTTGGGAGAATGGATGATTGATGGCAAGCCAAGATCCATGTTTAAAAGCGGGAAGGAATTTGCAAGGAAGGTCGGCGTCATCCGACAGCAATTTGACCTGGTTGGCCAGCTGCCTGTCATTCACAATGTACTGGCCGGCAAACTTTCGCAGTGGGGATTAGCGAAGTCCCTCCTTTCTCTTCTGTTTCCTCAGGAAAAAGAACTTGCCCTGGAAGCACTGAGGCGTGTCGGACTTGAAGATAAAGCATATGAGGAAACATCTACTCTTTCAGGAGGAGAACAGCAGCGAGTTGCTCTTGCCCGCCTTCTCGTTCAAAAGCCGGAGATTGTCCTGGCTGATGAGCCGGTTGCATCTCTCGACCCTGCCCGCGCAGAGGATGTGCTTGCGATTATGACAGAAATTGTTGCTGATCAAAATCAGACACTCATTGCAAGCCTCCATTCAGTCGAGTATGCAAAGAAGTATTTTACGAGGATTATCGGCCTGAAAAATGGTGAAATACTGTTCGATTTGCCTGCTGGCGAGGTGACGGATTCCCTCCTCCAGGTTCTGTACAAATTAAAGGAGTTGCCCGAAAATGAATAA
- a CDS encoding PhnE/PtxC family ABC transporter permease, with product MNKEAAFPKIRHKRLTLTVILVFIFILSLSSVEWSPELIHGGGGAMIVQILEGLVSPALSPEILKQGLEASWLTLAYATAGMSLAIVYAFIAGVLASGVLTNGKGSRFFTKLFFRGILGFTRAIHELVWAWLFVAAIGLSPYAAILAIAIPYGGILGRIFADMLTDVSSQPIEALKTAGASRLQLLFYGYLPLVRADITSYTMYRFECAIRSSAIMSFIGLGGLGYQIQLSLADLKYDQVWTYVYFLILLVIMVDLWSSIVRRALLEKGKKKIFVTGRSSALIALILIGISWTYIYISENASLSALLTKENAEYASTFFGGMLGAGEETPAFTNAGSWENALRLTWETLVMSIMAIGFATIAAFVTVIPAARNIADGSLTTTKNWYNWILFGLVRISYIFSRAVPELVWAMMIVFIFKPGILPGAIALALHNFGILGKLWAEVIEDMDARPVRNLASAGASKWQSLFYGVIPAVMPKFLTYILYRWEVIMRTTIVVGFVGAGGLGMQFKLSMSFFHYSELTLILICYMILVIIADFASETARKSVK from the coding sequence ATGAATAAGGAAGCTGCCTTTCCGAAAATTCGCCATAAACGGCTGACATTAACGGTTATTCTAGTATTCATTTTCATCTTGAGTCTCAGTTCAGTAGAGTGGAGCCCTGAGCTGATTCACGGCGGAGGGGGGGCAATGATTGTCCAAATCCTAGAGGGATTGGTCTCGCCTGCCCTATCGCCCGAAATACTGAAGCAAGGGCTCGAGGCATCTTGGCTCACACTGGCGTATGCAACGGCAGGTATGTCTCTGGCAATTGTTTATGCTTTTATTGCCGGCGTTCTTGCTTCAGGGGTGCTTACAAATGGAAAGGGCTCACGCTTCTTTACCAAGCTGTTTTTCAGAGGAATCCTTGGCTTTACTCGTGCCATCCATGAGCTCGTCTGGGCTTGGCTTTTTGTAGCTGCTATTGGACTTTCCCCTTACGCAGCAATCCTTGCCATTGCAATTCCGTACGGGGGAATCCTCGGAAGAATTTTTGCTGATATGCTTACTGACGTATCGTCCCAGCCGATTGAGGCCTTGAAAACTGCCGGAGCCTCACGCCTTCAATTGCTTTTTTATGGATACTTACCGCTTGTACGTGCTGATATTACCAGCTATACGATGTATCGGTTTGAGTGTGCGATTCGCTCCTCCGCAATTATGAGCTTTATCGGACTAGGAGGGCTTGGTTACCAGATACAATTATCGCTTGCCGATTTAAAATATGATCAAGTCTGGACATACGTATACTTTCTAATTTTATTGGTCATTATGGTTGACCTATGGAGCAGTATTGTCCGCAGGGCGCTTTTGGAAAAAGGGAAAAAGAAGATTTTTGTGACTGGAAGGTCTTCGGCACTTATAGCTTTAATCCTTATCGGAATTTCCTGGACTTATATATATATTTCAGAAAATGCAAGCTTGTCAGCCCTTCTTACGAAAGAAAATGCTGAATATGCATCGACTTTCTTTGGAGGAATGCTTGGTGCCGGCGAAGAGACACCAGCATTCACTAATGCCGGAAGCTGGGAAAATGCTTTAAGGCTTACCTGGGAAACCCTCGTAATGAGCATCATGGCTATCGGCTTTGCAACCATTGCAGCTTTCGTGACAGTCATACCGGCTGCCCGGAATATTGCAGATGGAAGCCTGACGACAACAAAGAACTGGTACAATTGGATATTATTCGGACTTGTGCGTATATCCTATATTTTTTCCAGGGCTGTGCCTGAACTTGTTTGGGCTATGATGATAGTGTTTATTTTTAAACCGGGAATCCTCCCTGGTGCTATTGCCCTCGCTCTTCATAATTTCGGAATCCTGGGAAAACTGTGGGCCGAAGTCATTGAAGATATGGACGCTCGACCGGTTAGAAACCTGGCAAGTGCCGGGGCCTCCAAATGGCAGAGCTTATTTTACGGAGTCATACCTGCAGTCATGCCAAAGTTCCTGACGTATATTTTATATCGCTGGGAAGTAATTATGAGGACAACGATTGTCGTTGGCTTCGTTGGCGCAGGAGGCCTCGGTATGCAATTCAAGCTTAGCATGAGCTTCTTCCATTACTCTGAACTGACGCTGATCTTGATATGCTATATGATTCTCGTCATAATTGCCGACTTCGCTTCCGAAACTGCACGGAAATCGGTGAAGTAA
- a CDS encoding GNAT family N-acetyltransferase gives MKIGQKVTIKPITPEELPLLWEMIYGEEEPEWKKWDAPYFPLKRIEKEEYIISLNILIEEGLNTRWSIWADGKLIGTVSYYWEHKPSLWLEAGIVIYDPAYWNGGYGTEAFKLWIDQLFATMAIHRIGCTTWSGNKRMIKVGEKLGMTMEARIRKARIYNGEFFDSIKMGILKEEWEEIHNMKKTL, from the coding sequence ATGAAAATAGGACAGAAAGTTACCATTAAGCCAATTACACCAGAAGAGTTGCCACTCCTCTGGGAGATGATTTATGGCGAGGAAGAACCCGAATGGAAAAAATGGGATGCCCCATATTTTCCGCTAAAGAGAATAGAAAAGGAAGAGTATATCATTAGTTTGAACATCCTGATTGAAGAAGGCCTTAATACAAGATGGTCAATATGGGCCGATGGGAAATTAATTGGGACTGTTTCTTATTATTGGGAACACAAGCCATCACTGTGGCTCGAAGCTGGTATTGTCATTTACGATCCTGCTTATTGGAATGGCGGTTACGGAACCGAAGCTTTTAAGCTCTGGATCGACCAGCTTTTTGCGACAATGGCTATTCATCGAATAGGTTGCACAACCTGGTCCGGTAACAAGCGGATGATAAAAGTAGGCGAGAAGCTTGGAATGACCATGGAAGCCAGGATCCGAAAAGCTCGAATCTATAATGGGGAGTTTTTTGACTCTATTAAGATGGGCATTTTGAAAGAAGAATGGGAAGAAATCCATAACATGAAAAAAACGCTGTAG
- a CDS encoding MFS transporter, which translates to MFLVMVGFGIIIPVLPFYAEELGGSPTELGLLMAVYSLMQLIFSPVWGRISDKIGRKPVMLVGIAGLAISFFLMAGANSMWTLFAARIIGGLLSSANMPTTMAYVADITTPENRSKGMGIIGAAVGLGFVFGPAIGGIFSKTSLSLPFTIAGSLSILTFILVALLLKESSSKDSRASQTQKNASFYSALKGSSGNLYFLQFFISLSLAGLEATFAYFAATKAGLDTVSLGYIFMIMGLAGAVVQGGMIGPLTKKYGEGKVIQGGILVSAIGFALILLVDNFITAAIFLSIFGIGNGVIRPSVSSILTKTVTSGHGSVTGFLSSFDSLGRILGPPLGGLLYSISIGLPYISGAILSIIALILYQFYRSKQEKLSL; encoded by the coding sequence ATGTTTTTGGTGATGGTTGGATTTGGAATTATCATTCCTGTTCTTCCGTTTTACGCGGAAGAGCTTGGGGGAAGTCCGACGGAACTTGGGCTTCTAATGGCTGTCTATTCATTGATGCAGCTTATCTTTTCACCGGTATGGGGAAGGATTTCAGACAAAATTGGCAGGAAGCCTGTCATGCTTGTAGGGATTGCCGGCCTCGCTATTTCTTTTTTCCTGATGGCTGGAGCGAATTCAATGTGGACGCTGTTTGCTGCAAGAATTATTGGCGGGCTTCTTTCTTCGGCTAATATGCCGACAACCATGGCCTATGTGGCTGACATTACAACACCTGAAAACCGCAGTAAAGGCATGGGCATAATTGGTGCGGCGGTAGGACTTGGTTTTGTGTTCGGCCCTGCAATTGGCGGTATATTTTCAAAAACTAGCCTTAGCCTTCCTTTTACCATCGCTGGTAGTTTATCCATTCTCACATTTATATTAGTTGCCCTGCTTCTTAAGGAATCCTCTTCGAAAGATTCAAGGGCATCCCAAACTCAAAAAAATGCGTCGTTTTATTCTGCACTAAAAGGTTCTTCCGGGAACCTATATTTTCTGCAGTTCTTTATTTCATTGTCGCTCGCTGGGTTGGAGGCTACATTTGCCTATTTTGCGGCTACAAAAGCAGGTTTGGATACTGTAAGTCTTGGATATATTTTTATGATTATGGGATTGGCGGGAGCAGTGGTCCAGGGCGGTATGATTGGACCGTTGACTAAGAAATATGGTGAAGGAAAGGTCATCCAGGGAGGCATCCTTGTATCGGCTATTGGTTTTGCACTAATTCTGCTTGTCGATAATTTCATTACTGCTGCTATATTTTTGAGCATTTTTGGTATTGGTAACGGAGTAATCAGGCCTAGTGTTTCATCCATATTAACAAAAACAGTCACTTCAGGACATGGAAGTGTAACAGGTTTCTTGTCATCGTTTGATTCTCTTGGAAGAATACTTGGACCTCCGCTTGGCGGTCTGCTATATTCCATTTCAATTGGCCTTCCATATATTTCGGGAGCGATTCTTTCAATAATTGCGCTGATTCTTTACCAGTTTTACCGTTCGAAACAAGAGAAACTTTCTTTATAG
- a CDS encoding endonuclease produces the protein MNRNLKFTLTLVWLLIALVVIEPLHVSITKAATGTGTWSSPFSVSQAISNQSGTVKTVQGYIVGQPTATNTVVKSNFPNDYALALADSPSESNTAKMVYVQIPTSYRSSYGLYSNPSLLGKSIKVTGTLTAYFSHPGLKDATAFELQGSAAPAEPSEPPTSPAGYYDSAAGKTGEALKTALHNIIDDHTKISYDAVWDALRKTDEDPNNTNNVILLYTGRSQGKFTNGGGVNDWNREHVWAKSHGDFGTTMGAGTDLHHLRPTDVSVNSSRGNKDFDNGGTQHTEALGNYTDSDSWEPRDSVKGDVARMLFYMAVRYEGDSGELDLELNNLVNNGTAPYHGKQSVLLQWHMEDPVDAFERKRNDIIYAQYQHNRNPFIDHPEWVSLIWQ, from the coding sequence ATGAACAGAAATCTAAAATTCACCTTAACGCTGGTCTGGCTGCTCATTGCCCTTGTGGTAATCGAGCCTCTGCATGTTTCAATTACAAAAGCAGCCACAGGAACCGGGACTTGGTCATCGCCATTTTCAGTTTCACAGGCGATCAGCAATCAATCTGGTACTGTTAAAACCGTCCAGGGCTATATTGTCGGCCAGCCAACCGCGACCAATACAGTAGTCAAAAGTAATTTTCCCAATGATTATGCACTTGCTTTAGCTGACAGCCCTTCTGAGAGTAATACCGCGAAAATGGTGTATGTACAAATCCCAACATCCTACCGTTCTTCTTACGGGTTATATTCCAATCCATCACTTTTGGGCAAAAGCATAAAAGTAACTGGTACTCTTACTGCTTATTTTTCACATCCCGGCCTGAAAGATGCCACCGCGTTCGAGCTTCAGGGAAGCGCGGCACCTGCCGAACCAAGCGAACCTCCGACATCTCCTGCAGGTTATTATGATTCTGCGGCGGGAAAAACGGGGGAGGCTTTGAAAACAGCTTTACATAACATCATTGATGATCATACTAAAATCTCCTATGATGCAGTCTGGGATGCTCTTAGAAAAACCGATGAAGATCCAAATAATACAAATAATGTCATTCTTCTTTACACAGGGCGTTCCCAGGGCAAATTTACAAATGGAGGAGGTGTGAACGATTGGAATCGCGAGCATGTCTGGGCTAAATCGCATGGCGACTTCGGCACAACGATGGGCGCGGGTACCGATCTCCATCACCTCCGCCCTACCGATGTTAGTGTCAATAGTTCACGCGGCAATAAGGATTTTGATAATGGAGGCACACAACATACAGAGGCGCTGGGGAATTACACTGATTCAGACTCTTGGGAGCCTAGGGATAGTGTTAAAGGCGATGTAGCAAGGATGTTGTTCTACATGGCAGTCCGGTATGAGGGAGACAGCGGGGAACTCGATCTTGAGCTAAATAACTTGGTTAACAATGGTACTGCCCCATATCATGGAAAGCAATCAGTTTTACTGCAGTGGCACATGGAGGACCCTGTTGATGCGTTTGAACGGAAACGGAATGACATCATCTACGCTCAGTATCAGCATAATCGTAATCCATTTATTGATCATCCTGAATGGGTTTCATTAATTTGGCAATAA
- a CDS encoding DUF2188 domain-containing protein: protein MNDNHGRIKTDEQKQYFKDRAGTDEARFHVVPHDDEGWAIKMEGKDEPELTTSSQSEAVEEAKRMAEEAGTFVYIHNDEGRIEEQHNYQDKK from the coding sequence ATGAACGACAACCATGGCCGTATCAAAACTGATGAACAAAAGCAATACTTTAAGGATCGCGCAGGTACTGACGAGGCTCGATTCCATGTGGTACCTCATGATGATGAAGGATGGGCCATTAAAATGGAAGGCAAAGATGAACCTGAACTGACAACAAGTTCTCAGTCAGAAGCTGTTGAGGAAGCAAAACGGATGGCTGAGGAAGCCGGAACTTTTGTCTATATTCATAATGATGAAGGCCGAATTGAAGAACAGCATAATTATCAGGATAAGAAATAA
- a CDS encoding mechanosensitive ion channel family protein: protein MEKTLSIFNEFSAGRVVTYIAFSLLILLLNWILRKIASSYAKKRSSHEKPFFASAVSLINWFTFYGIILLFLFYFSETKWLFKALYSQGGVDVTPFLIIVAFMIVSLAHRLVKLFTKYVLSNVYEHYGVDKGLGFTINQIVYYTVMFAALAVSFTSVGLDLTAFGAVLGVLGIGIGFGMRNVAGNFVSGIIILFERPIEVGEVIQVDGKVGRVEKIRLRSTLVRTAKEGTLIVPNQYFIEQIIKNRTGAEMIAQVRTNVLYGTDSRLVHRLLEEAVTKVKEETDGILEKPPVEIRFIEFKDNAMEFLIELPVLNFEIKERVESDLRHSISKLFADNHIKLPGKEFSLREY, encoded by the coding sequence TTGGAGAAAACGCTATCTATTTTCAATGAGTTTAGTGCCGGGCGTGTAGTCACATACATCGCCTTTTCTTTGTTGATTTTACTACTAAACTGGATTTTAAGAAAAATTGCTTCAAGTTATGCGAAAAAACGTAGCAGCCACGAAAAACCTTTTTTTGCGTCGGCTGTATCATTGATTAACTGGTTTACCTTCTATGGGATTATTTTATTGTTCCTCTTTTATTTTTCTGAGACGAAGTGGCTGTTCAAGGCTTTATATTCTCAGGGCGGAGTCGACGTGACCCCTTTTCTGATTATTGTCGCGTTCATGATTGTGTCGTTGGCACACCGACTCGTAAAACTTTTCACGAAATATGTCCTGTCGAATGTGTACGAGCATTATGGAGTCGATAAAGGCCTCGGATTCACTATCAATCAAATCGTTTACTATACGGTCATGTTTGCAGCTCTTGCCGTTAGTTTTACGAGTGTCGGCCTTGACCTGACTGCCTTTGGAGCAGTGTTGGGTGTTCTTGGAATCGGAATTGGTTTTGGGATGAGGAACGTGGCAGGGAACTTTGTATCTGGTATCATTATCCTGTTTGAAAGGCCTATAGAGGTCGGAGAGGTTATACAGGTTGATGGGAAGGTAGGAAGGGTAGAAAAGATTCGCCTTCGTTCAACGCTGGTTCGGACAGCGAAAGAAGGAACACTAATCGTACCCAATCAGTATTTCATTGAACAAATTATAAAAAATCGAACAGGCGCCGAAATGATAGCACAGGTACGTACCAATGTTCTTTATGGAACAGATTCGAGATTGGTTCATCGACTGCTTGAGGAAGCAGTAACCAAAGTTAAAGAAGAAACAGATGGAATTCTTGAAAAGCCGCCTGTTGAAATTCGTTTTATCGAATTTAAGGACAATGCAATGGAGTTTCTTATCGAGCTCCCCGTTCTTAACTTCGAAATTAAGGAGAGAGTTGAGAGCGACCTTAGACATTCTATCTCGAAGCTATTTGCGGACAACCACATTAAATTGCCTGGCAAAGAGTTTTCATTGCGCGAGTATTAA
- a CDS encoding Fpg/Nei family DNA glycosylase codes for MPELPEMERYKNILGTNLKGKTITEVEINREKSINLPVQEFIHEVKNRKIVAVKRRAKHLIFELDSGKSLLLHLMLGGWMFLGKEEESPDRTKQVILSFGDLNLNFIGLRLGYLHLLNPGELQEKLSGFGPEPLTLGYDEFKERIGKKKGTLKSILVDQSIIAGIGNCYSDEICFTAGLSPAAKAAGLTEAQLSALFSAMKPVLLSALEIGGYMDDPLFPGDTKTGQYNHHFLVYERENQPCKRCGATIIKIKVSSKKSFICPSCQDS; via the coding sequence ATGCCTGAACTTCCGGAAATGGAACGCTACAAGAACATCCTTGGGACAAATTTAAAGGGGAAAACCATAACAGAGGTTGAGATAAACAGGGAAAAGTCCATCAATCTTCCTGTACAGGAGTTTATCCATGAAGTGAAAAACAGGAAAATTGTTGCTGTAAAAAGAAGGGCAAAGCATCTGATCTTTGAACTCGACTCAGGCAAAAGCCTGCTGCTTCATTTAATGCTGGGGGGCTGGATGTTTCTTGGAAAGGAAGAAGAAAGCCCCGACAGGACAAAACAGGTCATCCTTTCATTCGGGGATTTGAACCTGAATTTTATCGGCTTGCGGCTTGGGTACCTTCATCTCTTGAATCCAGGAGAACTGCAGGAGAAACTGTCAGGCTTTGGTCCAGAGCCATTGACACTCGGTTATGACGAATTCAAGGAAAGGATCGGAAAGAAGAAAGGAACATTGAAATCGATTTTGGTTGACCAAAGCATCATCGCCGGAATAGGAAACTGTTATTCAGATGAAATTTGTTTTACAGCAGGCTTAAGCCCGGCAGCAAAAGCTGCCGGCTTAACCGAAGCACAACTTTCCGCGCTTTTTTCTGCAATGAAACCTGTTTTGCTGAGCGCATTGGAAATTGGCGGTTACATGGATGACCCGCTCTTTCCAGGTGACACGAAAACAGGCCAGTACAATCACCACTTCCTCGTTTATGAAAGGGAGAATCAGCCTTGCAAGAGGTGCGGAGCTACTATAATCAAAATTAAGGTTTCCTCGAAAAAGTCTTTTATCTGTCCCTCTTGCCAGGATTCTTAA
- a CDS encoding zinc-dependent alcohol dehydrogenase: MKAVTYQGIKDVAVKEVADPRIEKNDDIIIKVTMSAICGSDLHLIHGMIPNMPADFIIGHEPLGIVEEVGPDVTKVKKGDRVIIPFNVACGHCWFCEHDLTSQCDNSNPHGENGGFFGYSETFGGHPGGQAQYMKVPYGNFTPFRIPDDSEVEDEKLVLIADAMSTAYWSVDNAGVKNGDTVIIFGCGPVGLLAQKFAWLKGAKRVIAVDYIDYRLQHAKRTNNVEIVNFEQHEHTGMYLKELTKGGADVVIDAVGMDGKMTPMEFLATGLKLQGGALGPVVMSAQAVRKGGTVQITGAYGARYNAFPLGDFFNRNVEIKMGQAPVIPYMPYLYDLVSKGKVDPSDIVTHVIPLSEAKRGYEIFDTKTEDCIKVVMKPH; the protein is encoded by the coding sequence ATGAAGGCTGTTACATATCAAGGAATTAAGGATGTTGCGGTAAAAGAAGTCGCGGACCCACGGATCGAAAAGAATGATGATATTATTATAAAAGTTACGATGTCCGCGATTTGCGGGTCAGATTTACATTTAATACATGGAATGATTCCAAATATGCCTGCTGATTTTATCATTGGCCATGAACCGCTTGGTATTGTCGAGGAGGTTGGCCCTGATGTAACGAAAGTAAAGAAGGGGGATAGGGTGATTATCCCTTTCAACGTTGCATGCGGGCATTGCTGGTTTTGTGAACATGACCTGACAAGCCAATGTGACAATTCAAATCCACATGGAGAAAACGGAGGATTCTTTGGCTATTCAGAAACCTTTGGAGGCCATCCAGGCGGGCAGGCTCAATACATGAAGGTACCATATGGAAATTTCACCCCTTTTAGGATTCCTGATGATAGCGAGGTTGAGGATGAAAAGCTTGTCCTGATCGCTGATGCGATGTCGACTGCTTACTGGTCAGTCGACAATGCCGGGGTAAAAAACGGAGATACAGTTATCATCTTTGGCTGCGGTCCGGTCGGGCTTCTTGCCCAAAAGTTTGCCTGGCTGAAAGGGGCAAAGCGGGTCATTGCTGTTGACTATATTGATTACAGGCTTCAGCATGCAAAAAGAACGAACAATGTTGAAATCGTGAATTTTGAACAACACGAACACACGGGGATGTATTTAAAGGAATTGACTAAGGGCGGAGCTGACGTAGTCATAGATGCGGTTGGAATGGATGGCAAAATGACACCCATGGAATTCCTTGCCACCGGCCTTAAGTTACAAGGCGGTGCTCTGGGTCCAGTAGTTATGTCGGCTCAGGCAGTTCGGAAAGGGGGGACCGTCCAAATAACCGGTGCATATGGGGCAAGATACAATGCCTTTCCATTGGGGGATTTTTTTAATAGAAATGTTGAAATCAAGATGGGGCAGGCGCCAGTTATTCCTTACATGCCCTATTTATATGATTTGGTTTCTAAAGGGAAAGTAGACCCGAGTGATATAGTAACACATGTTATTCCACTCTCAGAAGCTAAACGCGGCTATGAAATCTTTGATACGAAAACCGAAGATTGTATAAAGGTAGTCATGAAGCCACATTAA
- a CDS encoding spore coat protein — MNQDYLDPKYAEGMPKMADASFAMDFLLSVKNGIRNYGFAITEAATPELKAAMERQMMEAIDLHEELSNLMIKKGWLYPHDPGKQIELDIKSMDMALAIADMKLFPNDTDRLGTFATPDY; from the coding sequence ATGAACCAGGATTATTTGGATCCCAAGTATGCTGAAGGAATGCCGAAAATGGCGGATGCATCCTTCGCGATGGATTTTTTGTTGTCTGTGAAAAACGGAATCCGGAATTATGGGTTTGCAATTACTGAGGCAGCAACTCCTGAGCTGAAGGCAGCGATGGAACGGCAGATGATGGAAGCCATTGATTTGCATGAGGAGCTTTCAAACCTGATGATAAAAAAGGGCTGGCTTTACCCTCATGATCCCGGCAAACAGATTGAGCTTGATATTAAATCAATGGATATGGCACTTGCTATTGCCGACATGAAGCTTTTTCCGAATGATACAGACAGGCTCGGAACGTTTGCCACACCAGATTATTAG
- a CDS encoding spore coat protein, with the protein MNQLLQNLIGMGGMTDQVIAMDFLITSKSGIRNLAAVITETGTPEVRAALKEQLHDAIQTHTAISEFMTAKGYYYPTDLSKQFQLDLSTSETALTLGQKMQ; encoded by the coding sequence ATGAATCAACTCCTTCAAAATCTGATTGGCATGGGTGGTATGACAGACCAGGTCATTGCCATGGACTTTCTGATAACCTCAAAATCGGGCATCAGAAACCTTGCCGCAGTAATAACCGAAACCGGCACGCCAGAAGTTCGTGCAGCCCTAAAGGAACAGCTCCATGATGCCATTCAGACACATACTGCAATAAGTGAGTTCATGACAGCTAAAGGGTATTACTATCCTACTGATTTAAGCAAACAATTCCAGTTGGACTTGAGCACTTCGGAGACTGCGCTAACTCTGGGACAGAAAATGCAATAG